AGGGATCTAGGAGCGTTTGAAAAGTTCCTACTGCTTCGCTGTGGTTTGCCTTGGTGCCATGAAACCAGTCGGGCTGAGGCGAGTCTTCGACCCAAGGATGCGCAGGCCCCACGTGGTTGGGCACAATATCCAATACAAGCTTCATGCCCCGTTCGTGTAGCTTGTTCGAGAGAGTTCTCAAGTCGTCGAGAGAACCGAAGTGGTCGTCTACCTTATATAGATCCGTGGCCCCATATCCGTGGTAGCTTTCCGGTTCCCGGTTCTGGACCACAGGCGTAATCCAGATGGTGGTCACGCCTAGTTCCGCGAGGTAGTCCAGGTGTTGTTCGATCCCGCGAAGGTCGCCGCCGTGCCAGGCATTTGGGACATCGAGAGCGTAGGGCATCCCCGGCTGATGGTCGTTGCTGGGGTCGCCATCGGCGAATCGGTCCGTCATGATGAGGTACATGACGTCTGCCGAGGAGAAGCCGCGCGGTTGGTCCGAGGCGGTCCGGCGCTTTTCGAGAGTATAGGGGCTCGTGGCCACGCCATCAGCATTCCTGGCTTCGATCAAAAACGTGCCCGGAGCAGCTGAAGCTGTCGAGATATCGAGAAATGCCCAACGTCCGTTGGTTGAAACACTCTGCTTGGTTATCAAAGCCTTGCTGTTGCGGAGTCGGAACGTGCACCCTGTGAGGTGTTCGCCATGCACGAGCAGCATGGGAGGAGGCATGCTGATCCACCAGTTTGGCGGATCTATTTTGGTGATCACGGGCAGTTCAGCCAAGGCCGCAGCAGTTGAGAAGAGCAAGAGAGATCCAAGCACCGTGGACAGAATCGCACGAAGGACACTTAGCGAGCAGCTTCGAATCGACATGGTCAACAATGGCGACAACTTTCCGACGCCGCTACTTCAGGTTGAAGAAGCGGCGGTCTGGTGAGCGAGGTGAAGGGTGAGGGTGCCTGTAGTTAGTGTTCTTCGAAGAGAGCAGCGGCACCACGAGACTCGCTCGATGATGCCGCCTGAGGTTCCTACGGGTTAGAAGTTGATGTGAGCGGCGAGTTCAAGCTGGCGTTCGGTATTGAGGCGAATGCTGTTGATGCTTCCGAAGCCGTTGTCTGCGCCGCTGGTATTTGGACCGGTGGTGAAGATGGTCGTTGATCCGGGGATGTTGGCGCCATCGTGGATGTTGGTGTCGGGGTTGCCAAACTGCGGCGTGTTGAAGAGGTTGTAGGCTTGAGCGCGAAACTCGGCGTTGACTCGTTCGGTGATACGAAATCCTTTGAAGAGTCCGAGGTCCACGGTCTTGTAGCCTGGGCCGGAGAAGGCGTTGCGCTGGAGGGTGCCCGGACGAGTGAAGATGCCGGAAGAGTTGATAGGCGGCAGGGCAAATTCTCCGGTGAAGAAGGTTCGGTTGTTGGAGTTCGTCGAGCCGCCGACTAGCTGGCGATGTACCTTGCTGAAGCTGATGAAGTCCGGACGGTTGTCGATGGTGCCGCCGCTGCCATTAGTGCTGAAGTCGATCGGAGTGCCGCTATCGAGTGTGACGATGGTATTGAGCTGCCAGCCGCCGATGGCTTCGTCGAGAGCGCGATTCATGTTTGAGCCGAACATCTTGCCACGGCCGACGGGGAGCGAGTAGACGGCGCTGGCGACGAAGACGTTACGCTGATCCTGGTCGGAGTTGCCGTAGTTGGCGGGCAGATCGACTCCCTGCTGGGTGATGAAGATGCGTCCGCTAGCGCTTGCACCGGCACCAGAACTGAAGGCGCCATTCGAGTTGTCGCGGGAGTGGGACCAGGTGTAAGCGACCGTTGCCAGGAAACTCGAGCCGACGTGACGATCAAGGTAGACCTGCAGTCCGTCGTACTTCGAGGAGCCGCCGGCCAGGCCTTCGGTGATGGTTCCGCGGTTGGGGTAGAGGCCCTTCGTGGTGCCGTCGAGGACCGGCGCGTTGGCGTTGTACCAGGTCATGAGGTGATCGGTTTTGTTGCCGACGTAGGCAATGTTGAGCGAGGTTGCATGATCGAGTTGCTGCTGGATCTGCAGGTTGTATTGAGTAACCGCACCGTTCTGATTGTTCTTTGGCACGGCGATGACGGAGGCGTTCGACAGGTCGATAGAGCTAATCGCTCCTGGTCCAAAGGCAGGTAGGGGTAGAGCAGCGGTTGCGGTGGCTGCGTTGTTAGGAATCGTGGGGCTTTGGCCGGTGAAGGTAATGCGGTAGCCGTTGGTGGCGGTGTACTGACTGATGCCGTTGAAGCCGGGCTGGTTGGAGAGCTGGTTGCCGACTCCGCCACGATCGAGGAAGTAGAAGATGCCATAGCCGCCGCGGAGTGAGGTCTTACCGTTGCCGTAGAGGTCGTAGGCAAAGCCGATGCGAGGCGCGAAGTTGTTCTTGTCGGTGTTGATGAGCGAGCGAGAGTTTCCGTTGACGCCTGCAACCTGGAGGGACGCGGTGGCAAAGTCGTAGTTCGCCTGGTTGTTGTTTTGTTCGTAGGGGTAGGTATAAAAATCGTAGCGAACGCCGAGGTTAAGTGTAAGCCTGCGATTCACCTTCCAATCGTCCTGGACGAAGTAGCCGGTCTCGTAGTTGAAGGTCTTGAAGAACGTGCTGGCTGCGCCGATCTCATAGTCGGAGAAGCCAGCGAGAACCTCGGAGGCTTCATATCCGGTGAAGCGTCCTGTGCCGGGGAAGTTAACTCCGCCCAGGATGAAGTAGCCCTTGGAGTCGTTCCCCTGAAAGAAGTCGACCTCGCGGCGAATAACGTTAGCACCGCCTTTCAGGGTATGTCTGCCACGGTTGTAGGTGACGCTGTCGAGATATTGGAAGGTCTTCTCAGGCACGGAGTAGGGTCCGCCGTCGCCGGTGTACTCGATTTGAGAGTTGTTGCCGCCGATGAGAGCCCCGCCTCCCAGAAGCGGGGTACGGTTCGCGTTGACGATGCCGAGATTGGCTGAGATGGGTGTGCCCTGGTCCGGATTGACGTAGGCGAACTCCGGGCGGATGTAGCCGAAGCGAAATTCGTTGACGAGATTCGAGGTAAAGATGTGGGTATACCCGGCCGCTCCGCCGCGTGGGTGGTTTACGTTGCCGCCTGAGGCAAAGCCCGCCGGAAGCTTGGTAAAGAGGCTGTTGACGTCGAGGTTGTCTTGGCCGTAGCTGTAACGGGCGAAGACCGAATCCCTCTGGGTGACGTGGTAGTCGAGGCGTGCGTCGAAGTCGTTGAAGTTCTGGATGGCCTTACGCACGGCGAAGTAGTTGTTCAGGATGCCGGCACGTGTCGGCGCGTCGAAGGCGTTGAGGTACTTGAGACCGGCAGAGTTGATGCGATTTTGCGGGATGATGTTTCCGGTGAAGGGCTGGCAGGTTGTTGGGTCATAGATGGCCCCGACCACCGCGGTTGCGTTTGCAGCGGGTGCGGGGCAGCCGGTTGCCGAAGAGAAGGTTCCCGGATCGCTGGTGACGTTTTGCCCGAGCAGCTCGGAGAAGTTACCCTGACGCATCAGCGCAGTGGGAACGGTGTAGAAGCCGGTGTCCTTTGGCTGCTTCTGACGAAGAGCCTGGTAGTCGCCGAAGAGGAAGATCTTATCTTTCCAGAGGGGTCCGCCTGCGGCGAAGCCGAACTGTTTGCGCTGAAAGGCTGGTGCCGGGGTGCCGGGATTGAAGAAGAGGGGGTTGGCATCGAAGATCTGGTCGCGGAAGTAGCCGAAGGCCGAGCCGTGGATGCTGTTAGTTCCGGATTTGACGGAGTTCTGGAGAATGGCTCCCCCGGCGCGACCAAATTCGGCGGGGGCGACGGAGGTGGTGACGCGGAACTCCTGGATGGCTTCGGGCGGCGTGAAGAAGACGATGGAGTTGACGAGGGATTCGTTGTTGTCGACGCCATCAAGGATGAAGTTATTGGACTGCTGCCGGAGTCCGTTGGCCGAGAGAGCGCCACCGCCGGAGTCTGAGTAGCGGAAGGTCTCGACGTTGCCGTTGCGCCCGCTGGCGTCGGAGTTGAAGGCGCCACGGGTTACCCCGGGGATCAGATTGGCGAGGCTGGTAAAGTTGCGGCCGTTGAGAGGGAGATCGGTGACCTGCTTGCCTTCAATGACCGCTCCGGTGGACGAGGTGGACAGATTGACGACCGGTGCGGCATCGGTAACTTCGACAGTCTGGCTGGAGGAGCCGATGGGTAGCTTGAACTCGACGGTTTGGACCTGAGAGACCTGGAGAGCGAAGGTCTGATCGATGGTCTGAAATCCGGCATGGCTGGCTTCGACGCGATAGTTGCCGCGAGGGACGGCGGAGAACGTGAAGTTGCCGTCGCTCCCTGCAGTGACCGTGAGAGCAATGCCAGTGTCAGTGTTGGTGAGCTTGAGAGTGGTACCTGGGACAACGGCACCGGAAGGATCTGTGACGATACCGGTGACTCGACCGGTGTCTGTCTGAGCTCTCAGGCTTAGGACTGGCAAGAAAAGCAGACAAAGGAATAAAACCAGTAGCTTGCTGGCGAGGGCCGGCTGACGTTGATCGAGATCCGTGTGCATGGTGAAGCCTCCAAAGGTGCTGCCTAAATTGCGTGTAGTCGATTGGTTGTCAAGACTTTGAGGGAGAACGATGAACGTTTCTTTGCGTTCATGGCCATCTTCTGGCTGTCCTTTTTCGATCAATCTTTTATCATCGAGTAAGTCGCTCATTTTGAAAGCACATAGTTGCTTTGCATCAACAGGCAAGTGCTCCAACTTTGCTTAGATCGCAGGTGCAATCTGCTTGGATCACCGCATGATAAAGTTTGATTACAGGGTTCCTCGTTATGCTGTCTCACCCGGAAATCGCCTCTAGGTTCGGATTCGGAGTTTATGAGGCTGACCTCCAGACCGGCGAGCTGTGGAAGGCGGGCCGGAAGATCAAGCTTCAAAGTCAGCCTTTCAAGGTGCTGGCAATACTGCTGGAGAAACATGGTGAGGTTGTCACCAGAGAAGAGCTGCAGCTTCGGGTGTGGGGCAAGAACGTAGTCGTCGACTTTGATCACTCGCTGGGCACCGCGATCAATAAGATCCGGGATGCGTTAGGCGACACAGCAGATAATCCGCGATTTGTAGAGACACTGGCAAAACGGGGTTATCGCTTCGTCGCGCCCGTTACGGCACTGAACGGATCTTTAGCAGCCGAATCAATGAACCATGAGTTCAGTGCAGAATCGGGTGCTGCACGAGTTGTGTTGGAGAAACCGCCGGGGACTTCTCCTTCAATTCAAGTCTCTCCATCTCCCAACGAACTCGATCTATCACCCACGCGCCAGAGGGACTTCGGATCCTGGCTATGGCTCGCGATATTGGTTCCCATGGCCGTTTTAGCGGGTTTGGCTGGGTTTTATTATGGCTCTCGAAGCACTTCACCTCTGCCGCGTGTGGAACGCCTAACCCGGATCGGACGGATAGCGCCGGGAGTGCAGGCAATGGAGAGCCTTCCTGCCTCAGCAACGGATGGACTACGCATCTATATTCCGGTAATTTCAGGTGGCAGGTCGGTTCTGGCGCAGGTGGATGTGCGCACTGGGGCGGTACAGAACCTTCCACTGCCAAGCGAGCTTGCCTCCGCCACGCTTGGAGACCTGTCTCCCGATGGGTCGATGCTGCTGCTGCGAAGTCATGTATCGCCGGAGTCAGAGCAATCGCTATGGACGGTTCCCGTGGGTGGAGGCAGTCCGCTGCGGGTAGCGAATGTTGTGGCTCACGATGCGACATGGATGCCTGATGGCAAGAGCATCCTCTACGCCACGGGAGACGAGTTGTTGGTGAACAAACTTCAGGACGGCACCTCTTCCCTCTTCGCGAAACTGCCGGAACGAGCCTTCTGGTTGCGCTGGTCGCCTGACGGCAAGGTACTGAGATTTACACTGCTCGATCCGATACAACATACGCTGGGGCTCTGGGAGGCGTCGAGCGATGGTAAGTCAGTCCGTCCAATTCTTAGCAATTGGACCAAGCCTTCGTCGGAGTGCTGTGGCATCTGGACCGGGGATGGGAAGTACTTTGTCTTTCAGTCGGATCGTGGAGGAAGCAGCGATCTTTGGCGACTTGACGGAAAAAGTATTGGTGAACCGAAACGCGTGACAAATGGTCCGTTGAGTTTTGTCGGACCTGTGACCTCGCGGATCGGGCATAGGATCTTCTTCCTTGGGCTTGAGACCCAATCGCT
The nucleotide sequence above comes from Tunturibacter empetritectus. Encoded proteins:
- a CDS encoding TonB-dependent receptor, which gives rise to MHTDLDQRQPALASKLLVLFLCLLFLPVLSLRAQTDTGRVTGIVTDPSGAVVPGTTLKLTNTDTGIALTVTAGSDGNFTFSAVPRGNYRVEASHAGFQTIDQTFALQVSQVQTVEFKLPIGSSSQTVEVTDAAPVVNLSTSSTGAVIEGKQVTDLPLNGRNFTSLANLIPGVTRGAFNSDASGRNGNVETFRYSDSGGGALSANGLRQQSNNFILDGVDNNESLVNSIVFFTPPEAIQEFRVTTSVAPAEFGRAGGAILQNSVKSGTNSIHGSAFGYFRDQIFDANPLFFNPGTPAPAFQRKQFGFAAGGPLWKDKIFLFGDYQALRQKQPKDTGFYTVPTALMRQGNFSELLGQNVTSDPGTFSSATGCPAPAANATAVVGAIYDPTTCQPFTGNIIPQNRINSAGLKYLNAFDAPTRAGILNNYFAVRKAIQNFNDFDARLDYHVTQRDSVFARYSYGQDNLDVNSLFTKLPAGFASGGNVNHPRGGAAGYTHIFTSNLVNEFRFGYIRPEFAYVNPDQGTPISANLGIVNANRTPLLGGGALIGGNNSQIEYTGDGGPYSVPEKTFQYLDSVTYNRGRHTLKGGANVIRREVDFFQGNDSKGYFILGGVNFPGTGRFTGYEASEVLAGFSDYEIGAASTFFKTFNYETGYFVQDDWKVNRRLTLNLGVRYDFYTYPYEQNNNQANYDFATASLQVAGVNGNSRSLINTDKNNFAPRIGFAYDLYGNGKTSLRGGYGIFYFLDRGGVGNQLSNQPGFNGISQYTATNGYRITFTGQSPTIPNNAATATAALPLPAFGPGAISSIDLSNASVIAVPKNNQNGAVTQYNLQIQQQLDHATSLNIAYVGNKTDHLMTWYNANAPVLDGTTKGLYPNRGTITEGLAGGSSKYDGLQVYLDRHVGSSFLATVAYTWSHSRDNSNGAFSSGAGASASGRIFITQQGVDLPANYGNSDQDQRNVFVASAVYSLPVGRGKMFGSNMNRALDEAIGGWQLNTIVTLDSGTPIDFSTNGSGGTIDNRPDFISFSKVHRQLVGGSTNSNNRTFFTGEFALPPINSSGIFTRPGTLQRNAFSGPGYKTVDLGLFKGFRITERVNAEFRAQAYNLFNTPQFGNPDTNIHDGANIPGSTTIFTTGPNTSGADNGFGSINSIRLNTERQLELAAHINF
- a CDS encoding winged helix-turn-helix domain-containing protein, translating into MLSHPEIASRFGFGVYEADLQTGELWKAGRKIKLQSQPFKVLAILLEKHGEVVTREELQLRVWGKNVVVDFDHSLGTAINKIRDALGDTADNPRFVETLAKRGYRFVAPVTALNGSLAAESMNHEFSAESGAARVVLEKPPGTSPSIQVSPSPNELDLSPTRQRDFGSWLWLAILVPMAVLAGLAGFYYGSRSTSPLPRVERLTRIGRIAPGVQAMESLPASATDGLRIYIPVISGGRSVLAQVDVRTGAVQNLPLPSELASATLGDLSPDGSMLLLRSHVSPESEQSLWTVPVGGGSPLRVANVVAHDATWMPDGKSILYATGDELLVNKLQDGTSSLFAKLPERAFWLRWSPDGKVLRFTLLDPIQHTLGLWEASSDGKSVRPILSNWTKPSSECCGIWTGDGKYFVFQSDRGGSSDLWRLDGKSIGEPKRVTNGPLSFVGPVTSRIGHRIFFLGLETQSLLQHYDASRHEFVPLPGFLAEANRVEYSHDRQWVLWTDASGRLWRAKADGSELIQITPDSLQVFLAHWSPDGKKLAIMAKESGKAWQIYLVPADGGAPERLLRESRNAADPSWSADGQQIAFGRVTDMMGKEDGPRAIQIFDLRTQAVSTVTGSEGWFSPRWSPDGRYIAAISLDQRKLALFDTESKTWRTIAETTVADPVWSSDSKTIFFHASSAEMQPIYRVSIPGGRLEQIANLSNFSGGDTEDYFFCGLTPESVPIVRSRTRTGNLYTLNLDGP